In one Mycobacterium sp. NBC_00419 genomic region, the following are encoded:
- a CDS encoding MFS transporter: MAITTMHSPQGARHARPRQGMRGNPWWILAAVSAGVIMVGLDASVVAIANPRIATDLNASLSDLQWITDSYLLALASLLIFGGKLGDMFGRRTVFLIGVVGFAVTSVGIGLIGTVSGVNAMRALQGVFGALLMPSTLAIVRNAFPPHKLNMAIGVWGAASGVSVAAGPILGGLLVEHLNWESVFYINVPIALIAVAIGVAAIVESRGETGGRLDVAGILTLSGSLFLFVYGLIKAPEWGWLDPQTVAFMIGGVLLMAAFVIAERNASDPMLPLRLFANRSLTIGAAATTINFFALFGALFFMTLYLQNLQGWSPVETGVRTLPLSAAMMITAPLSGVLTERFGPRPAMVTGLLGAAGALALLSQLQADSGYGAIWPAFALLGAGIGLVLTASSDAIVGNAPEEDAGVAGGLQSTSVQLGAVLGTTILGSVLSSKVGSSLTEKLTAAGTPAPIAEKLAPAKELVAKGLAPSVPGAPPALGAAITSGSHEAFMAGLQTSLWVGAAAAAVGAVLALFVQRGEN, translated from the coding sequence GTGGCTATCACCACGATGCACAGTCCCCAGGGTGCCCGCCATGCGCGGCCCCGTCAGGGGATGCGCGGGAATCCCTGGTGGATTCTGGCCGCGGTGTCGGCCGGCGTCATCATGGTCGGCCTGGACGCGTCGGTCGTCGCGATCGCCAACCCGCGCATCGCCACCGACCTCAATGCCTCGCTGTCGGACCTGCAGTGGATCACCGACTCCTACCTGCTCGCCCTGGCATCCCTGCTGATCTTCGGCGGCAAGCTCGGCGACATGTTCGGCCGGCGCACCGTCTTTCTCATCGGCGTGGTCGGTTTCGCGGTCACCTCCGTCGGCATCGGCCTGATCGGCACCGTCAGCGGCGTGAACGCCATGCGCGCGCTGCAGGGTGTGTTCGGCGCATTGCTGATGCCCAGCACGCTGGCGATCGTGCGCAACGCCTTTCCGCCACACAAACTCAACATGGCCATCGGCGTCTGGGGTGCCGCCTCGGGCGTCTCGGTGGCGGCAGGCCCGATCCTGGGCGGTCTGCTCGTCGAGCACCTCAACTGGGAATCGGTGTTCTACATCAACGTGCCCATCGCGCTGATCGCCGTCGCCATCGGCGTGGCCGCGATCGTGGAAAGCCGCGGCGAGACCGGCGGCCGGCTGGACGTGGCCGGCATCCTGACCCTGTCCGGCAGCCTGTTCCTGTTCGTCTACGGATTGATCAAGGCCCCCGAGTGGGGCTGGCTGGACCCCCAGACGGTGGCCTTCATGATCGGCGGCGTGCTGCTGATGGCGGCCTTCGTCATCGCCGAACGCAACGCATCCGACCCGATGCTGCCGCTGCGGCTGTTCGCCAACCGCTCGCTGACGATCGGCGCCGCCGCCACCACGATCAACTTCTTCGCCCTGTTCGGTGCGCTGTTCTTCATGACGCTCTACCTGCAGAACCTGCAGGGTTGGAGCCCGGTGGAGACCGGTGTGCGCACCCTGCCGCTGTCCGCGGCGATGATGATCACCGCCCCGCTCTCCGGTGTGCTCACCGAGCGGTTCGGTCCGCGCCCGGCGATGGTCACCGGCCTGCTCGGTGCCGCGGGCGCGCTGGCTCTGCTCAGCCAGTTGCAGGCCGACTCGGGCTACGGCGCCATCTGGCCTGCGTTCGCCCTGCTCGGTGCGGGCATCGGCTTGGTGCTGACCGCCAGCTCGGACGCGATCGTCGGCAATGCGCCGGAGGAGGATGCCGGGGTGGCCGGCGGCCTGCAGAGCACCTCGGTGCAACTCGGCGCCGTGCTGGGCACCACCATCCTGGGCTCGGTGCTCTCCAGCAAGGTCGGATCGTCCTTGACCGAGAAGCTGACCGCAGCGGGCACGCCCGCTCCGATCGCCGAAAAGCTCGCTCCGGCAAAGGAGCTGGTGGCCAAGGGTCTCGCGCCGTCGGTGCCCGGCGCACCGCCTGCGCTGGGCGCGGCGATCACCAGCGGAAGTCACGAGGCCTTCATGGCCGGCCTGCAGACCTCGCTGTGGGTCGGGGCCGCGGCGGCCGCGGTCGGTGCGGTGCTGGCGTTGTTCGTCCAGCGCGGGGAGAACTAG
- a CDS encoding TIGR03619 family F420-dependent LLM class oxidoreductase: protein MRFGIPLGGVHPGLWRELTMRAEELGYESVWLPEHLVLPATMSGSPHHGDSHPPIPPQTPMYDAIAYLAFLAGQTSTIRFGTYVYNIGLRHPFVSARAAATLDIVSNGRFEFGIGASWLREEWDAVGLDFNTRGARVDEALQVCRALWTEPTVEHHGRFFDFDAVAFEPKPVQPGGPPVHVGGDGTPALRRVARFGSGWIPMNHTLDQIPGSLATLAGLWEEHGRRGRPEVTTSAPAGSADDVARAADAGIDRLIVMPWTRTREALDGIARFADDVLAPSAQR from the coding sequence GTGAGGTTCGGAATCCCACTCGGTGGCGTGCACCCCGGTCTGTGGCGAGAGCTGACGATGCGCGCCGAGGAACTGGGCTACGAGTCGGTCTGGCTGCCCGAGCACCTGGTCTTGCCGGCGACCATGTCGGGCAGCCCGCACCACGGGGACAGTCATCCGCCCATCCCGCCGCAGACCCCGATGTACGACGCGATCGCCTACCTGGCGTTCCTGGCGGGCCAGACGAGCACCATCCGCTTTGGCACCTACGTCTACAACATCGGATTGCGGCACCCGTTCGTCAGTGCGCGCGCCGCCGCCACGCTCGACATCGTCTCGAACGGGCGGTTCGAGTTCGGGATCGGGGCCAGTTGGCTGCGTGAGGAGTGGGACGCCGTCGGCCTCGACTTCAACACCCGGGGTGCCCGCGTCGACGAGGCACTGCAGGTCTGCAGAGCTCTCTGGACCGAGCCCACCGTCGAGCATCACGGCCGGTTCTTCGACTTCGACGCTGTCGCGTTCGAGCCGAAACCGGTGCAACCCGGCGGCCCACCGGTGCACGTGGGTGGTGACGGGACGCCCGCACTGCGACGGGTCGCCCGGTTCGGGTCGGGCTGGATTCCGATGAACCACACCCTCGACCAGATTCCGGGCTCGCTGGCCACCCTCGCCGGGCTGTGGGAGGAACACGGCCGCCGGGGCCGGCCCGAGGTCACCACGTCGGCACCGGCCGGATCCGCCGACGACGTGGCACGGGCCGCCGACGCCGGCATCGACCGGTTGATCGTGATGCCGTGGACGCGGACCCGAGAGGCCCTGGACGGAATCGCACGTTTCGCCGACGACGTGCTGGCGCCGTCGGCCCAGCGGTAG
- a CDS encoding molybdopterin-dependent oxidoreductase yields MSDDWQPTACILCECNCGIVVQTSVQDGAGHLAKIRGDKDHPGSRGYTCNKALRLDHYQNNSNRLTSPMRRRADGSYEEIDWDTAISEVAAGFKRIADAHGGDKIFYYGDGGQGNHLGGAYSSAFLKPLGSRYRSSALAQEKTGEFWVDSQLYGGHTRGEFEHAEVSIFVGKNPWMSQSFPRARTVLNDIAKDPARSMIVLDPVLTDTATMADYHLQVKPGADAWCLAAMAAVLVQENLCDETFLAEHTRGVEEVRDALRDVPVSDYAQRSGVDEDLLRAASRRIAAADSVAVFEDLGVQQAPNSTLVSYLNKLLWILTGNFGKRGGQHLHSSFAPLFKAGGVGRTPVTGAPVISGLIPSNVVPQEILTDHPDRFRAMVVESSNPAHSIADSAACRAAFESLELLVVIDVAMTETARLAHYVLPAASQFEKTECTFFNLEFPHNDFQLRHPLFEPLPGTLAEPEIWARLVRALGIVSEEDLRPLREAARQGRDAYTAAFFTELAGNPALGKVLPYVLYETLGPTLPERLKGAAALWGLAQKAAVTYPDAVRRAGYVDGNALFDAILDTPSGVTFTAHEYGDDFAMISHPDGKIALPIPELLDDIRALRDVTPGLTTAEFPIVLSAGERRAFTANDIFRNPNWRKRDAEGALRVSVSDAESLGLVDGGLARITTAAGSAEARVEVSATMQAGHAALPNGYGLDFVDSDGAVHVPGVSPNELTSADWRDAYAGTPWHKHVPARIERVSADLAAATA; encoded by the coding sequence ATGTCCGATGACTGGCAGCCCACCGCCTGCATTCTCTGCGAGTGCAACTGCGGCATCGTCGTGCAAACCAGCGTCCAGGACGGGGCCGGCCACCTGGCCAAGATCCGTGGCGACAAGGACCACCCCGGATCTCGTGGGTACACGTGCAACAAGGCATTGCGACTGGACCACTATCAGAACAACTCCAACCGGCTGACCTCCCCGATGCGGCGCCGCGCCGACGGCAGCTACGAGGAAATCGACTGGGACACAGCAATTTCCGAGGTCGCTGCCGGATTCAAGCGGATCGCCGACGCCCACGGTGGTGACAAGATCTTCTACTACGGCGACGGCGGCCAGGGCAACCACCTCGGTGGCGCCTACAGCAGCGCGTTCCTCAAGCCGCTCGGCTCACGGTACCGCTCGAGTGCGCTGGCACAGGAGAAGACCGGTGAGTTCTGGGTCGACTCCCAGCTCTACGGCGGGCACACCCGCGGCGAATTCGAGCATGCCGAGGTGTCGATCTTCGTCGGCAAGAACCCGTGGATGTCGCAGAGCTTCCCGCGGGCCCGCACCGTGCTCAACGACATCGCCAAGGACCCCGCCCGCTCGATGATCGTGCTCGACCCGGTGCTCACCGACACCGCCACGATGGCCGACTATCACCTACAGGTGAAGCCGGGCGCCGACGCCTGGTGCCTGGCGGCGATGGCGGCTGTCCTGGTCCAGGAAAACCTCTGCGACGAAACCTTTCTCGCCGAGCACACCCGCGGCGTCGAGGAGGTACGCGACGCGTTGCGCGACGTTCCGGTCAGTGACTACGCCCAACGCAGCGGCGTCGACGAGGACCTGCTGCGTGCGGCAAGCCGCCGTATCGCCGCCGCGGACAGCGTCGCGGTCTTCGAGGATCTCGGCGTGCAGCAGGCACCCAACAGCACGCTGGTCTCCTACCTCAACAAGCTGCTCTGGATCCTCACCGGCAACTTCGGCAAACGTGGCGGGCAGCATCTACATTCATCGTTCGCACCGCTGTTCAAAGCGGGCGGAGTCGGGCGCACGCCGGTGACAGGTGCACCGGTGATCTCCGGTCTCATCCCCTCCAACGTCGTACCGCAGGAGATCTTGACCGACCACCCGGACCGGTTCCGGGCGATGGTCGTCGAGAGCAGCAACCCGGCCCACTCGATCGCCGACTCGGCGGCCTGCCGCGCGGCGTTCGAATCCCTGGAACTTCTGGTGGTCATCGACGTCGCGATGACCGAGACCGCACGGCTGGCGCACTATGTGCTGCCGGCGGCCAGCCAGTTCGAGAAGACGGAATGCACGTTCTTCAATCTGGAGTTCCCGCACAACGACTTTCAGCTTCGTCACCCGCTGTTCGAGCCGCTGCCCGGCACCTTGGCCGAGCCGGAGATCTGGGCGCGGCTGGTGCGAGCTCTCGGCATCGTCAGCGAGGAGGACCTGCGACCGTTGCGCGAGGCCGCCAGGCAGGGCCGCGACGCCTACACCGCGGCCTTCTTCACCGAGTTGGCCGGCAACCCGGCGCTGGGCAAAGTGCTGCCCTACGTCCTCTACGAAACCCTGGGTCCGACCCTGCCTGAGCGCCTGAAAGGCGCTGCGGCACTGTGGGGTCTGGCGCAGAAGGCCGCCGTGACGTACCCCGATGCCGTGCGCCGGGCGGGGTATGTCGACGGCAACGCGTTGTTCGACGCGATCCTGGACACCCCGTCCGGGGTGACGTTCACCGCCCACGAGTACGGCGACGACTTCGCGATGATCAGCCACCCCGATGGCAAGATCGCCTTGCCGATACCCGAGTTGCTCGACGACATCCGCGCACTGCGGGACGTCACCCCCGGCTTGACCACAGCGGAGTTCCCCATCGTGTTGTCCGCCGGTGAGCGCCGGGCCTTCACCGCCAACGACATCTTCCGCAATCCGAACTGGCGCAAGCGCGACGCCGAAGGCGCGCTGCGGGTCAGCGTCTCCGACGCCGAATCACTCGGCCTCGTCGACGGCGGCCTGGCCCGGATCACCACCGCCGCGGGCAGTGCGGAGGCCCGCGTCGAGGTCAGCGCCACCATGCAAGCCGGTCACGCCGCCTTGCCCAACGGCTACGGCTTGGACTTCGTCGACTCCGACGGCGCGGTCCACGTCCCCGGTGTCTCGCCCAACGAGCTGACCTCGGCCGACTGGCGCGACGCCTACGCCGGGACGCCCTGGCACAAGCATGTGCCCGCCCGCATCGAACGTGTGTCTGCCGACCTCGCGGCGGCGACCGCCTAG
- a CDS encoding TetR/AcrR family transcriptional regulator: MASPRERMVASAALLIRERGAHPTAIADVLEHSGAPRGSAYHYFPGGRNQLLCEAVDYAADYVAAKMAKAASGADMLDAMIRFYRKHLIETDFRAGCPVLAVAVEAGEPGVASPVLDRAAVAFDRWNSVIAQQLIADGMPSKRAEELAVFVTAALEGGIVLARAARDIAPLDVVHRQLRGLLEAG, from the coding sequence ATGGCGAGCCCTCGTGAACGCATGGTTGCCTCGGCCGCGCTGCTGATCCGCGAACGCGGCGCACACCCAACGGCGATCGCCGACGTTCTCGAGCACAGTGGCGCTCCGCGCGGCTCGGCCTACCACTACTTCCCCGGCGGTCGGAACCAACTGCTCTGCGAAGCAGTCGATTACGCGGCCGACTATGTTGCCGCGAAGATGGCGAAGGCCGCCAGCGGCGCCGACATGCTCGACGCGATGATCCGCTTCTACCGCAAGCACCTCATTGAGACCGACTTTCGTGCCGGCTGCCCCGTCCTGGCCGTCGCGGTCGAAGCCGGTGAACCTGGCGTTGCTTCACCGGTCCTGGATCGCGCCGCTGTGGCATTTGACCGCTGGAATAGCGTCATCGCCCAACAGCTCATCGCCGACGGGATGCCTTCCAAGCGGGCCGAAGAACTCGCGGTGTTCGTGACCGCCGCACTGGAAGGCGGCATCGTGCTGGCCCGCGCGGCCCGCGACATCGCACCACTGGACGTCGTCCATCGACAACTACGCGGCCTACTCGAGGCCGGCTAG
- a CDS encoding SDR family NAD(P)-dependent oxidoreductase: MTIAPADILLTDRVAVVTGGGAGIGRGIAAGMAQFGAKVAIWERDPQTCAAAADELGILGVVADVRDAAQVEAALDRTVAELGPVDILVNNAGGVFASPLLDTTENGWDALYKANLRHVLLCTQRVARRMVADNRGGSVISLTSIEGVRAAPGYAAYAAAKAGVINYTRTAAFELAPHAIRVNAIAPDITVTEGLLRLSPDGIRQELSAAVPLGRLGNVDEIASVAVFLASDMARYITGQTLHVDGGTHAAGGWYHDEATGSVRFGPA, from the coding sequence GTGACCATCGCGCCGGCGGACATTCTGCTCACCGATCGGGTGGCGGTGGTCACCGGCGGCGGAGCCGGCATCGGACGCGGAATCGCTGCGGGGATGGCGCAATTCGGGGCGAAGGTGGCGATCTGGGAACGCGACCCGCAGACCTGCGCGGCCGCCGCCGACGAGTTGGGGATTCTGGGCGTGGTCGCCGACGTGCGGGACGCCGCACAGGTCGAGGCCGCGCTGGACCGCACGGTTGCCGAACTCGGCCCGGTGGACATCCTGGTCAACAACGCCGGCGGGGTCTTCGCCTCGCCGCTGCTCGACACCACCGAAAATGGTTGGGATGCCTTGTATAAGGCGAACCTTCGGCATGTGCTGCTGTGCACCCAGCGGGTCGCCCGCCGGATGGTCGCCGACAACCGCGGTGGGAGCGTCATCTCGCTGACCTCGATCGAGGGGGTGCGCGCGGCGCCCGGCTACGCCGCCTACGCCGCCGCGAAGGCGGGCGTGATCAACTACACCCGCACGGCCGCCTTCGAGTTGGCGCCGCACGCCATCCGGGTCAACGCCATCGCTCCCGACATCACGGTGACCGAGGGGCTTCTGCGGCTCTCGCCCGACGGAATCCGCCAGGAGCTCAGCGCGGCGGTACCACTGGGCAGGCTCGGCAATGTCGACGAGATCGCCTCAGTTGCAGTCTTTCTGGCCTCCGATATGGCCCGCTACATCACCGGCCAGACGCTGCACGTCGACGGTGGCACCCACGCCGCGGGCGGGTGGTATCACGACGAGGCTACTGGTTCGGTCCGCTTCGGTCCGGCCTGA
- a CDS encoding adenylate/guanylate cyclase domain-containing protein — protein MTASRLKVRYARALALGQLLAAVELTLLIMPIRHEVVPGAQTVFARDTLIAGIVLSVLGIGTAIAYAVYVVDVKLRWFTTGQQPDAQDRMFVRRLLRNQSAVLAGIWAASGVVFIIVNRDGGAPAAWLIAMAMMFGATTSAGAALLLFQRTMRPITAATTTTMGRDRTPGVLARLLLMWLMSSALPSIGIAVVVVMHSHGWIIEKSANIELPVVVLSLISVLVGLRGMSIAALSISDPVRDVVEAMAKVEHGEIDAKVEVYERSEIGRLQSGFNRMVAGLAERDRLRDLFGRHVGPDVARRAVSERGTLTGEVRDAAVLFVDLVGSTQLAQSRSPSEVAEVLNHFFEIVVAAVDERHGLINKFQGDAVLAVFGAPLPQSDPASDALATARELAVLLRRLPLVDFGIGVSAGPVFAGNIGAKHRYEYTVIGDAVNEAARLADLAKLTPARALCSAVALSSAAPPERARWAESGAEVLRGRLEPTVMSAPVS, from the coding sequence ATGACGGCGAGCAGGCTGAAGGTCCGCTACGCCAGGGCGCTGGCGCTCGGCCAACTGCTGGCCGCCGTCGAACTCACCCTCCTGATCATGCCGATCCGCCATGAAGTGGTGCCCGGGGCCCAGACGGTGTTCGCCAGGGACACCCTGATCGCCGGCATCGTGCTGTCGGTCCTCGGCATCGGCACCGCCATCGCCTACGCCGTGTACGTGGTGGACGTGAAGCTGCGCTGGTTCACCACCGGGCAACAACCCGACGCGCAAGACCGGATGTTCGTGCGCCGGCTGTTGCGCAACCAGTCGGCGGTGTTGGCCGGCATCTGGGCGGCCAGCGGGGTGGTCTTCATCATCGTCAACCGCGACGGCGGAGCGCCCGCGGCCTGGCTGATCGCCATGGCGATGATGTTCGGCGCCACCACCTCGGCCGGCGCCGCACTGCTGCTGTTCCAGCGCACCATGCGGCCCATCACCGCGGCCACCACGACGACCATGGGGCGCGACCGCACACCCGGCGTCCTGGCCCGACTGCTGTTGATGTGGCTGATGTCGAGCGCATTGCCCTCCATCGGCATCGCGGTGGTCGTGGTGATGCACTCACACGGCTGGATCATCGAGAAGAGCGCCAACATCGAGCTCCCCGTTGTCGTGCTGTCGCTCATTTCGGTTCTGGTAGGTCTGCGCGGGATGTCGATCGCTGCCCTGTCCATCTCCGACCCGGTGCGTGACGTCGTCGAGGCGATGGCCAAGGTCGAGCACGGCGAGATCGACGCCAAAGTCGAGGTATACGAACGCTCGGAGATCGGCCGACTGCAGAGCGGGTTCAACCGGATGGTCGCCGGGCTTGCCGAACGCGACCGGCTCCGTGACCTGTTCGGCCGCCACGTCGGACCGGATGTGGCCCGCCGCGCGGTGAGCGAACGAGGCACGCTGACCGGCGAGGTCCGCGACGCGGCCGTGCTGTTCGTCGACCTCGTCGGATCCACCCAGCTGGCGCAATCCCGCTCGCCGTCAGAAGTCGCCGAGGTGCTCAACCACTTCTTCGAGATCGTGGTGGCCGCCGTCGACGAGCGCCACGGGCTGATCAACAAGTTCCAGGGCGACGCCGTGCTGGCCGTCTTCGGCGCTCCCCTGCCCCAAAGCGATCCGGCGTCAGATGCGTTGGCCACGGCCCGCGAACTCGCGGTCCTGCTGCGCCGGCTTCCCTTGGTGGACTTCGGTATCGGCGTGTCTGCCGGGCCGGTGTTCGCCGGCAACATCGGCGCCAAGCACCGCTACGAGTACACCGTCATCGGGGACGCGGTCAACGAAGCCGCCAGGCTGGCCGACCTGGCCAAGCTCACGCCCGCCCGTGCGCTGTGTTCGGCGGTGGCGTTATCAAGTGCGGCACCACCCGAGCGTGCGCGGTGGGCGGAGTCCGGCGCCGAAGTGCTGCGCGGACGACTCGAGCCGACGGTGATGTCGGCGCCCGTGAGCTGA
- a CDS encoding YoaK family protein: MRSTNAGLLILTVGTGLVDAVSYLGLGHVFVANMTGNIVFLGFAANRSSGLSASLALIALAAFMFGALAGGAVGHRIGASRAWPPSVLGAQALLLGGSAGVLAVLGTAAVGRPAIVAVLAFAFGLQNSTARRMAVPDLTTTVLTLTVTGLAADSRLAGGPGAHPARRITAISAMLAGAACGALLVQVSVPATIGAVALCVLAAAVLLQAGPKRTEPVASS; the protein is encoded by the coding sequence ATGCGATCCACGAATGCCGGCCTGCTGATCCTCACCGTGGGCACCGGTCTGGTCGATGCCGTGTCGTATCTGGGACTCGGCCACGTCTTCGTCGCCAACATGACCGGCAACATCGTCTTCCTCGGGTTCGCCGCCAACCGCAGCTCAGGACTGTCGGCATCGCTGGCCCTGATTGCCCTTGCGGCGTTCATGTTTGGTGCGTTAGCCGGCGGAGCGGTCGGCCACCGGATCGGCGCATCGCGGGCCTGGCCGCCATCGGTCCTGGGCGCTCAGGCCCTGCTTCTCGGCGGCAGTGCAGGCGTCCTGGCGGTGCTGGGAACGGCGGCGGTCGGGCGGCCCGCGATCGTGGCCGTACTGGCCTTCGCGTTCGGTCTGCAGAACAGCACGGCGCGACGGATGGCGGTACCCGATCTGACCACGACCGTGCTGACGCTGACGGTGACCGGTCTGGCGGCCGACAGCCGTCTCGCCGGTGGACCCGGCGCCCACCCGGCCCGGCGGATCACCGCGATCTCGGCCATGCTCGCCGGGGCGGCCTGCGGGGCGTTGCTGGTTCAGGTCTCGGTCCCCGCGACCATCGGCGCGGTCGCACTGTGTGTCCTGGCCGCGGCGGTGCTGCTTCAGGCCGGACCGAAGCGGACCGAACCAGTAGCCTCGTCGTGA
- a CDS encoding acyl-CoA synthetase gives MGSSGVSFDLSSVFHTVATTLPDKRVLIWRDLDLTYAQLDARIDGVAHYLTAQGLGCHTERDQLPPHESGQDHVGLYLRNGNEYLEAMIAGYRARVAPFNVNYRYVEEELLYLLNDSKAKALVYAAEFAPNVAAIREQLPELTVLIQVADHSGNDLLPGAVDYESIISTPAPVGGMPTPSGDDLYILYTGGTTGMPKGVLWRQHDIFMSAMGGRPFGSDTVLQSYEDLAEQARTNVGVRTVLMIPPLMHGAAQWAAFNMISTGGWVALPDDVDHLNAPAVMRLAERERVLSIPVVGDAIARPLLDEIETGKYDLSGLLTITNGGAPLSPTVRERLLAALPNIMVLDAVGASETGMQMTTMAAKGVESKAATFTPQHDTAVISADLSHVLQPGDGEGWLARRAYVPLGYLGDAEKSARTFPTIDGVRWSIPGDKANFLADGQIELLGRDSVTINSGGEKIFAEEVERAVASHPAVYDVVVAGRPSERWGNEVVAIVQFAEGKSATDEELAKACSAHIAHYKLPKAFIRTDKVLRSPAGKADYRWAKSLAAESLGAQG, from the coding sequence ATGGGCAGCAGCGGCGTCAGCTTCGACCTCTCATCGGTCTTCCACACCGTCGCCACCACGCTGCCGGACAAGCGAGTCCTGATCTGGCGCGATCTCGACCTGACCTACGCCCAGCTGGACGCCCGCATCGACGGCGTCGCCCACTATCTGACCGCGCAGGGCCTGGGCTGTCACACCGAGCGCGACCAGCTGCCGCCGCACGAGTCCGGTCAGGACCATGTCGGGCTGTATCTGCGCAACGGCAACGAGTACCTCGAAGCCATGATCGCCGGATACCGCGCCCGGGTGGCGCCGTTCAACGTCAACTACCGCTACGTCGAAGAAGAACTGCTGTACCTGCTCAACGACTCCAAGGCCAAGGCGCTGGTCTACGCCGCGGAGTTCGCCCCCAACGTCGCCGCGATCCGCGAGCAGCTTCCCGAGCTGACGGTGCTGATCCAGGTCGCCGACCACTCCGGCAACGACCTGCTGCCCGGCGCCGTCGACTACGAGTCGATCATCAGCACCCCGGCCCCGGTCGGTGGAATGCCCACGCCCAGCGGCGACGACCTCTACATCCTCTACACCGGCGGCACCACCGGCATGCCCAAGGGTGTGCTGTGGCGCCAGCACGACATCTTCATGTCCGCGATGGGCGGGCGCCCGTTCGGCTCGGACACCGTGCTGCAGTCCTACGAGGACCTGGCCGAGCAGGCCCGCACGAACGTCGGGGTGCGGACGGTCCTGATGATTCCGCCGCTGATGCACGGTGCGGCGCAGTGGGCGGCGTTCAACATGATCAGCACCGGCGGCTGGGTGGCGCTGCCCGACGACGTCGACCACCTCAACGCACCGGCGGTGATGCGGCTCGCCGAACGGGAGCGGGTGCTGAGCATCCCGGTCGTCGGTGATGCGATCGCCCGACCGCTGCTCGACGAGATCGAGACCGGGAAGTACGACCTGTCCGGGCTGCTGACGATCACCAACGGCGGTGCGCCACTGTCGCCGACGGTGCGCGAACGCTTGCTGGCCGCACTGCCCAACATCATGGTGCTCGACGCCGTGGGCGCCTCGGAGACCGGAATGCAGATGACCACGATGGCGGCCAAGGGCGTCGAGTCCAAGGCGGCCACGTTCACCCCGCAGCACGACACCGCCGTCATCTCCGCCGATCTCAGCCACGTCCTGCAACCCGGCGACGGCGAGGGCTGGCTGGCGCGGCGGGCCTACGTCCCGCTGGGCTACCTGGGCGACGCGGAGAAGTCCGCGCGCACCTTCCCCACCATCGACGGCGTGCGCTGGTCGATCCCCGGCGACAAGGCCAACTTCCTTGCCGACGGCCAGATCGAGCTGCTCGGCCGGGATTCGGTGACCATCAACTCCGGTGGCGAGAAGATCTTCGCCGAGGAAGTCGAACGTGCGGTGGCCAGCCACCCCGCGGTGTACGACGTGGTGGTCGCGGGCCGGCCCTCGGAGCGCTGGGGCAACGAGGTGGTGGCCATCGTGCAGTTCGCCGAGGGCAAGTCGGCCACCGACGAGGAACTGGCGAAGGCCTGCTCGGCGCACATCGCGCACTACAAGCTGCCGAAAGCCTTCATCCGCACCGACAAGGTGCTGCGCTCACCGGCCGGTAAGGCCGACTACCGCTGGGCCAAGTCGCTGGCAGCGGAAAGCCTTGGCGCTCAGGGCTAG
- a CDS encoding mycofactocin-coupled SDR family oxidoreductase: MTDSTKPLAGKVAYVTGGARGQGRAHCVRLAQAGANIVTIDACGPVGNHIGYQPATPEDLADTVRLVEDEGVKISAERVDVRDLDGQTRVIANAVEQFGRLDIVVANAGVMSWGRTWEIPAEQWQEIIDINLTGVFNTVKATVPAMIEAGNGGSIIVTSSAAGLKAVPGAGHYCASKFGVVGLTNSLAIELGEYNIRVNSIHTYGVDTALGNDQSMYETFQAHPHYVYSFSPGALPTESLTPPAQVSEVVLFLASDASALVTAAQIPADKGYLKI, from the coding sequence GTGACTGATTCCACGAAACCATTGGCAGGCAAGGTCGCCTACGTGACCGGCGGGGCGCGCGGTCAGGGCCGCGCACACTGCGTCCGGCTGGCGCAGGCCGGTGCGAACATCGTCACCATCGACGCCTGCGGGCCGGTCGGCAACCACATCGGTTACCAGCCGGCAACCCCGGAAGATCTCGCCGACACCGTCCGCCTCGTCGAGGATGAGGGCGTCAAGATCAGCGCCGAACGGGTGGACGTCCGTGACCTCGACGGCCAGACCCGGGTGATCGCCAATGCCGTCGAGCAATTCGGCCGTTTGGACATCGTCGTCGCCAACGCCGGCGTGATGAGTTGGGGCCGCACCTGGGAGATCCCCGCCGAACAGTGGCAGGAGATCATCGACATCAACCTGACCGGGGTCTTCAACACCGTCAAGGCGACGGTGCCCGCCATGATCGAGGCCGGCAACGGCGGGTCGATCATCGTGACGAGTTCAGCCGCCGGGCTCAAGGCCGTCCCCGGTGCCGGACACTACTGCGCGAGCAAGTTCGGTGTGGTCGGACTGACCAACTCGTTGGCAATCGAGTTGGGGGAGTACAACATTCGCGTCAACTCCATTCACACCTACGGCGTCGACACCGCGCTGGGCAACGACCAGTCGATGTATGAGACCTTCCAGGCGCACCCGCACTACGTGTACAGCTTCTCGCCCGGCGCGCTACCAACCGAGTCGCTCACCCCACCAGCGCAGGTCAGCGAAGTGGTGCTGTTCCTGGCCAGCGATGCCTCCGCGCTGGTGACCGCCGCGCAGATCCCCGCCGACAAGGGCTACCTGAAGATCTAG